From Halichoerus grypus chromosome 6, mHalGry1.hap1.1, whole genome shotgun sequence, one genomic window encodes:
- the LOC118538423 gene encoding thiol S-methyltransferase TMT1A-like has translation MFLLNFLGLWNQICKKWFPYFMLRCSVRYNQQMASKKRELFSNLQDFVGPSGKLSLLEIGCGTGANFKFYPPGCSVTCSDPNPNFEKFLIKSVAENRHLQFERFVVAAGENMPQVADGSMDVVVCTLVLCSVESQERILQEVRRVLRPVKN, from the exons ATGTTCCTGCTGAACTTTCTGGGCTTGTGGAACCAGATATGCAAAAAATGGTTCCCCTACTTCATGCTGAGGTGCTCCGTGAGGTACAACCAGCAGATGGCAAGCAAGAAGCGGGAGCTCTTCAGCAACCTGCAGGACTTCGTGGGCCCCTCCGGGAAACTCTCCCTGCTGGAGATAGGCTGCGGCACCGGGGCCAACTTCAAGTTCTACCCACCCGGATGCAGCGTGACTTGCAGTGACCCCAACCCCAACTTTGAGAAGTTCTTGATCAAGAGCGTGGCGGAAAACCGACACCTGCAGTTCGAGCGCTTCGTGGTGGCTGCGGGGGAGAACATGCCTCAGGTGGCCGATGGCTCCATGGACGTGGTGGTCTGCACCCTGGTGCTGTGCTCCGTGGAGAGCCAGGAGCGCATCCTCCAGGAGGTGCGCAGAGTGCTGAGGCCG GTCAAGAACTAG